A genome region from Pseudomonas sp. N3-W includes the following:
- a CDS encoding RHS repeat-associated core domain-containing protein, with amino-acid sequence MPDSPRETILCRYRYDPLDRLADCEPSAQADIQRFYCKSRLATEVQGAVQTSVFQHEDQLLAQRQAQSGRFDTTLLATDQQRSVLNALDATQPNPLAYSPYGHRPQGNGLLSLLGFNGERPDPVTGHYHLGNGYRQFNPVLMRFNSPDSWSPFGEGGVNAYAYCGGDPVNRSDPSGHLGPKLGIGVLRAAAQATNIAPPPVLPSLEAQILSRVSKTATSSSTNVTSLASQTPTLTRVPTEQVNYHAVHLEIDLPSPVPASPGHRFQDISRSARTPDTFLSGQTMYGNGGMNGPRVRLLPTESTLTRGTTDPSRGTMSSAPQPQLSQAQIDAEWDRLLAEQAASTGFGGQDVLSGNMGRIRR; translated from the coding sequence ATGCCTGACTCACCTCGCGAAACCATACTGTGCCGCTACCGCTACGACCCGCTGGATCGCCTGGCCGACTGCGAGCCATCCGCGCAGGCCGACATCCAACGCTTTTACTGCAAAAGCCGCCTGGCCACTGAAGTACAAGGCGCGGTGCAGACCAGCGTCTTTCAACATGAAGACCAGTTGCTGGCGCAACGCCAGGCCCAAAGCGGCAGGTTCGACACCACGCTGCTGGCGACCGATCAGCAGCGCTCGGTGTTGAATGCGCTCGACGCCACCCAGCCCAATCCCCTCGCCTATTCGCCCTATGGTCATCGGCCACAGGGGAATGGGTTGCTCAGTTTGCTGGGGTTCAACGGCGAACGGCCGGACCCGGTGACCGGGCATTATCATTTGGGCAATGGGTATCGGCAGTTCAATCCGGTGTTGATGCGGTTCAACAGCCCGGACAGTTGGAGCCCGTTTGGGGAGGGTGGGGTGAATGCGTATGCGTATTGTGGTGGGGATCCGGTCAATCGGAGTGATCCGAGTGGGCATCTTGGGCCAAAGCTTGGAATTGGAGTACTTCGGGCGGCAGCGCAAGCAACGAACATTGCGCCACCGCCAGTGCTGCCATCGTTAGAAGCTCAAATACTGTCTCGTGTGTCAAAAACAGCCACTTCGTCATCAACAAACGTTACTTCGTTGGCCAGTCAGACACCGACTCTAACGAGAGTACCAACCGAGCAAGTCAATTATCACGCCGTTCATTTGGAGATCGATTTACCCTCCCCCGTACCAGCCAGTCCCGGTCACCGTTTCCAGGATATTTCGAGATCTGCACGAACGCCAGACACTTTCCTGTCGGGCCAAACAATGTATGGCAATGGTGGAATGAACGGACCTCGCGTCAGGTTACTCCCCACCGAATCCACCCTTACGCGAGGGACTACCGACCCCTCTCGAGGAACAATGAGCAGCGCTCCGCAACCACAACTTTCCCAAGCACAAATAGACGCAGAATGGGACCGGCTGTTAGCAGAGCAAGCAGCCTCGACAGGCTTTGGCGGTCAGGATGTCCTGTCAGGCAACATGGGTCGAATACGCCGCTAA
- a CDS encoding ATP-dependent zinc protease, whose amino-acid sequence MKSLLALLSLVALPVLAAEPTLYGRYEYIALPEIGGEVLKAKMDTGALTASLSAKDIETFSRNGEDWVRFRLGTKDGGNKVYEHKVARISKIKSRADEGDDDNGTEVAKRPVVDLELCLGNVKRTVEVNLTDRSSFNYPLLIGAKALREFGAAVNPARRFTADKPDC is encoded by the coding sequence GTGAAATCCCTCCTTGCACTGCTTTCCCTCGTGGCCCTGCCGGTCCTGGCCGCCGAGCCGACCCTGTACGGGCGCTACGAATACATCGCGCTGCCGGAAATCGGCGGCGAAGTGCTCAAGGCCAAGATGGACACCGGCGCCCTGACTGCGTCGCTGTCAGCCAAGGACATCGAAACCTTTAGCCGCAACGGCGAAGACTGGGTGCGTTTCCGCCTCGGCACCAAGGACGGCGGCAACAAGGTCTATGAACACAAGGTCGCACGAATCAGCAAGATCAAGAGCCGCGCCGACGAGGGTGACGATGACAACGGCACCGAAGTCGCCAAGCGCCCGGTGGTCGATCTGGAGCTGTGCCTGGGCAACGTCAAGCGCACGGTTGAGGTGAACCTGACGGACCGCAGCAGCTTCAATTATCCGCTGCTGATTGGGGCCAAGGCGCTGCGTGAATTTGGCGCGGCGGTGAATCCGGCTCGACGGTTTACGGCGGACAAGCCGGATTGTTGA
- a CDS encoding acyltransferase has translation MRRLLTGCFVTLLLLLNTLVLFGPLMVFALLKLILPGRLRDYASWSVMWIAETWAEIDKLIFRQCIPTQWDIRGGDDLRGDTSYLVISNHQSWVDIPALIQTLNRRTPFFKFFLKKELIWVPFLGLAWWALDYPFMKRYTKAFLAKNPQLQGKDLEITKAACELFKRQPVTVVNYLEGTRFTAAKSAQQQSPFTHLLKPKAGGVAFVLAAMGEQLDAILDVTVVYPQQNIPGFWDLICGSVPRVIIDIQTHELDPALWQGDYENDPVFRQKIQNWVNQLWIDKDRRIDALRAERR, from the coding sequence ATGCGCCGCCTGCTCACCGGCTGTTTCGTTACGCTGCTGTTGTTACTCAACACCCTGGTGCTGTTCGGACCGCTGATGGTGTTTGCCCTGCTCAAGCTGATCCTGCCCGGTCGCCTGCGTGATTACGCCTCGTGGTCGGTGATGTGGATCGCCGAGACCTGGGCCGAAATCGACAAGCTGATCTTCCGCCAGTGCATCCCCACCCAATGGGACATCCGTGGCGGCGATGACTTGCGCGGCGACACGTCTTATCTGGTGATCAGCAACCACCAATCCTGGGTCGACATTCCCGCGCTGATCCAGACCCTGAATCGGCGCACGCCGTTCTTCAAATTCTTCCTCAAGAAAGAACTGATCTGGGTGCCGTTCCTGGGACTGGCCTGGTGGGCGCTGGATTACCCGTTCATGAAACGCTACACCAAGGCGTTCCTGGCGAAGAACCCGCAACTGCAAGGCAAGGATCTGGAGATCACCAAAGCCGCCTGCGAGCTGTTCAAGCGCCAGCCGGTGACCGTGGTCAATTACCTGGAAGGCACGCGCTTCACTGCCGCGAAAAGCGCACAGCAGCAGTCACCGTTCACCCACCTGCTCAAGCCCAAGGCGGGCGGCGTGGCGTTCGTGCTGGCGGCGATGGGCGAACAGCTGGACGCCATTCTCGATGTGACGGTGGTCTATCCGCAGCAGAACATTCCGGGGTTCTGGGACTTGATCTGCGGCAGCGTGCCGCGCGTGATCATCGACATTCAGACCCATGAACTGGACCCGGCGCTGTGGCAGGGCGATTACGAAAACGATCCGGTGTTTCGCCAGAAAATCCAGAACTGGGTCAACCAGCTCTGGATCGACAAGGACCGGCGTATCGACGCCTTGCGCGCCGAACGCCGTTGA
- a CDS encoding DUF2780 domain-containing protein produces MKISRGFALASLLSVAASPVFAGFSLDDVTKAASSMQGGNAATAAAPTPQTAGLLGALTSQLNVTPQQAVGGTGAMLGLAKNQLSSTDYSQLAKSVPGLDKLSGGGQMGALSGMLGSSGKSAGLDNALGNVKNTSDLNSAFGALGMNDSMVGQFAPVILKYLGDQGVGGSLLKNLGGIWGAGS; encoded by the coding sequence ATGAAGATTTCACGCGGTTTTGCACTGGCTTCGCTGTTGTCCGTGGCGGCCAGCCCGGTCTTCGCAGGCTTCAGCCTGGACGACGTGACCAAAGCGGCTTCGAGCATGCAGGGTGGCAACGCCGCCACTGCCGCCGCCCCAACCCCACAAACAGCCGGGCTGCTCGGCGCGCTGACTTCGCAACTGAACGTCACCCCGCAACAAGCCGTCGGCGGCACCGGGGCGATGCTGGGGCTGGCGAAGAATCAACTGAGTTCCACCGACTACTCGCAACTGGCCAAGAGCGTGCCGGGGCTGGACAAGTTGTCCGGTGGCGGGCAAATGGGCGCGTTGAGCGGGATGCTCGGTTCGTCCGGCAAATCGGCGGGTCTGGATAACGCACTGGGTAACGTGAAGAACACCAGCGACCTGAACAGTGCGTTCGGCGCCCTGGGCATGAACGACAGCATGGTCGGCCAGTTTGCCCCGGTGATCCTCAAGTACCTCGGTGACCAGGGCGTCGGCGGTTCGCTGCTGAAAAACCTGGGCGGGATCTGGGGTGCCGGCAGCTAA